atatattcttgtgtcatccaccactttgtggctgtttttaaaagtatcggttcaggcaccgttttggcaccggtaccgttttaaaagtatcgatttggcaccggtatcgaaaaaaccccaaacgatacccaaccctaattATCATAAGACTATCACTAGAGAAATGACCTTGAGTTaagcataaaaaagaaaattaccatCAAGTACTTGAAGATAAATCCGTTCAATGTGCATCCTTTGATCATGGGAAATGATGGTGCAAGAGTAATTCCCAGAGTCTTCGTCTTTTACATCTTCAATGTGAAGTGTACCATTTTCCATTATTTGAATTCCAGTCCTCTTGCTGAAAATTTTTGATTTCTGTTCCTCATTTAGATTAATCTTGGCCAGCAAGATTGTTCCGTTGATTGTGTGGTATTTCCATTCGACTGAATTAATGGACGTCCCCGGTGGACATTCAGGGAGAGGAAACAATACAGTCCATCCCTTCATTGTAGATATGTGTGCACCTTTAACAAGAAAGAGATAATCAAGATCAAGAATCAATCACTTAATGCACACTTTGTAGTTTAACCATCAGAACAACAGCTCTCGAAGATGATTTATGTTTCTTCAGTAACACGTTTAACAAAGGTTACGATGTTGAAGAACATAGGGTTTACTTGGAAAGTTTGCATGAGGATGGTGGAGTTTTTGAAGCATAGTCAAAGAAAGCAACATATGACAGTAGTTAGTTAAAGAGAGTGATCATTCAAACAGAAACATTTCTGTGGGAAATTACAACAGTAGGTTGAAACCCGGATGTTTGCAAGAATGAATATTGTTAAAtggttatattttaattaaatgtataatacatCCTATACATTTGGCTGAGTTTGTGCACAAGAAATGTTTCTATCAAACTAGCCGTCACAACTCATGCTTAACCACTTCCTTTTAGACATTTCACAGCTGGACAGAAATATAGgccatctgaaaaaaaaaaagtctcaagtCCATAAAAAGCAGCTTTGGTGTGTCACACCTACCtactaaatatttgtaaatattttattttaaagctattttttaaaGCAGTCAGTAGTCCTCCTCAACCAGTTGTGATTACTGTGTTCTCTAAAACGTTTTGTCACAATATTAGGTTATTATTAGATTACAGGCTAAGATGAATCTCACATCcgctcaaatatatttttaacaacgAATGCTCCAGACAAGAGTTTCAGTGTCACTGAAGCACCATTTTTAGTTCCTCAAAGAACCCGTCAGTGAATagatcttaaaaatatatatatttttgttagtttgaagaacattttaataatctaaagaacctttttccactataaagaaaatgttgtgcatttgaaagattccatggattttataggttcttcatggaactcATTAGTGCCAACAAAAAGCTTCAAGTGTAGGGAAGCAGTGCATCTGCAATGTTGGATTCTGATTCACCACTGAAACACTACCGATCCCAAATGTGTGAAATACATTGACCTATGAACACTGATTAATGTCCTTCATAAACATGATCATCAAAACATCATCACATATAGTATCCtattgtaaaaaaagaaaactttttgagGGCtgtcataaaataacatttaatacttaatatacaTAAGATTATAACTCTCACCCAAAGTCAGTCCCAAGAGGGTAAAGCAGAAGATGCACTGATAATTGTTCATCCCCGCTGAAATCCACCATAAGTAAATATGTTTGACATCAAGGCAAAGTTGTCAAATGCTTGCTGTCTTAGACTGTCTTTAGAAAAGTGTACCTTACCCACTCTACAACTTCCTGTTGGAAGACAGTGCTACAAAGTTGAGGTGGCATTACAGTATACACAATCTCtgagtgtttattttttcccacaatATCAAGGTACTTTTTTCGTGCTTCAAGTGTTGTCATGCTGACCCCTACAGGGCTAATGGTGTCAGTGCTGAGGAAGAGTCTCATTCTTGTTAAGACcaggctgcgtccgaaagcctagtcagctgatttgctgcctcgctgccttatcaggcagtgacttcgaaggctgcgaaggaaactctagaaacagtttcggacagacttcagaggcagcagaacgtgacgccgttgctaggttacctaacggttaagttgtagattttgtagaaaaacgatcttatacagttaaatataaatgctttaataatacataaagacctcaATGTCATCCCAGacagcacacgtacgtctggcCGACGTCGGCCCATGAGCAGAACGTCGGCCTCATAAACTGTAAGATCTAATAAGGATCGGCCGGGCATAGGCGAGTGTGCTCTATTTCGCCAGCTCATCAAAGGTCGGCCCATGAGTTTGCTCACGACCGAAGGCAGATGCCGctcttttctgtttgaatttggACGGTTATCCGTCTCTTAGCAACCCACCAGAGAGAAGGCGAC
The sequence above is drawn from the Labeo rohita strain BAU-BD-2019 unplaced genomic scaffold, IGBB_LRoh.1.0 scaffold_340, whole genome shotgun sequence genome and encodes:
- the LOC127160375 gene encoding uncharacterized protein LOC127160375, with protein sequence MNNYQCIFCFTLLGLTLGAHISTMKGWTVLFPLPECPPGTSINSVEWKYHTINGTILLAKINLNEEQKSKIFSKRTGIQIMENGTLHIEDVKDEDSGNYSCTIISHDQRMHIERIYLQVLDVENLTTEPNSIKYATTFKPSEPSVIETTLITIPVCSALGIILIVATVLIFKCRKKCRHTSDEPIYVNKVVTIQGNKRSQVGRRMPDNKNR